GGGAGAGAAGCCGTATCCATGCGAAATATGTGGGAAATATTTCAGACATGGTAATGCCTTAAAGGTCCACATGAGAATCCACACAGGGGAGAGGCCGTACCTTTGCAAGACCTGCGggaaaacattctgtgacttTTCATCTTTGGCCAGGCATAGTCGAATTCACACAGGCGAGAGGCCCTTTACCTGCAAAACATGCGGTAGAGCTTTCCAACATAGAAGTTCCTTGAATAcccacataaaaacacacacaggagagaaaccttaCATTTGCAGAATATGTGGATGTGCCTTCAAGCAGGCCAGGACATTAATGGGTCACATGAAAACCCATACTAGCTGAATACTCAAACTAATTGGGTTACATATAgtactttaatgtttttcttatgCAAAAGCATGATCACATATGCACATGGAGTTTcatatagtgcctataaaagtattcaacATGGGCTGTTTCAAAGGTATTCTGTTCATCACTTCATCTGAAAACTACCTTCAGGAGTGTCACACATAAACAATAAAGTAGTTATTTAGAAACAATGTCTTCTCTCGGATGGTCTCATTTGAGTTTGTAGACAATATAGagatagaattttttttgttgtgctttATAAAAATTTCTCACAGGAGTTTACATGAACTATAGTTATCTGGGCATCTCCGTGGTTGCTTTTGACATGATTCTTTATGTTTATCTCTGAAtacatttcaattaaaattgCAAGAGAGATTTCAAAATTGTTATCCAAAGCAGTAACAGttttagataaagtcaaaacagaATAACTTAACTACTAACACTACTTACTTTAATCTcatgtcaaaagagcagaaagagtTCAGGTAACTTTTAAAGAATGTCAGAGTAAAAACAAGTTATAGTTATGTGAACATGAAATGAGTTTTTACATCACAGGTCTCATAGAGGTTGAATCGTTACTAAGTTCCATTAGAAACATCTGCAGGATGGAATTGGATACAGCTGTGGACTTTACTTTGTACTGAGAGTGTAAGCTTCTTTTATTTACCTGCAGGAATAAGAAGAAATGTTCAATACTTGTTATTCGGCCTGTTCTGATAATGTGGTGTGATGTGTTGTCCATACAGTATGTCCCTAAAATAAAACCTGTTTTCAAGTTGGACACATTTTTAGGTTCATATAGTAAGGACATATTGCCCAACCCAAAATAACACCTGGTCCCATCCTGGACACCCCATGGAAATTGGCCTGTTTCTGACACTGCAccctcacctcctccagccaaaaaggagtaaaagaaaacagaatgtAGGCTGTGTTATGGGTTGTGAAAATGTTATACAATTTTAACATAAGTAAACCagtatttgccactttgaaccagtGTTCTggcccatttaaaccacttttcatttattttttctccacCCATTTCTTTcgatttgaacacatttttaacccatttctgctacttttaataTCCAATATCACCAccttttctgaccatttttgccaccttaaacccccaagtaaaagtgcatttactctggttaaaacttacttggtaaaaataatgatttcaaaGGGTActtaaaaaagtataaatacagaaaaaaaactaatatttaacatttctggctaacaaaacattttttaaaaaaaggtatcACTTCAACCATAAGGTTCCTCCACTCCCGCTACCCGGACCTTCAGAGTGTGACACCTAGCGGAAGTAAACAACACTCGTTAGCTCGGTGCAAACGTCAGATCAAGTTGAAGGCGACAACAGTGGTCATTTCAGGTCATTAATCTAAAACTACAATGTCTTCGGTTGATTATTTGAGAGAGTTTGTTAGCGAGCGACTTACCGCTGCTGCTGAAGAAATATTCGTAGTTTTTGAAAGAATAATTATCGAGTACGAAGGGGAGATGGATCCTCGGCGCAGACCGCTGGGTGTCGTTTTAAAACCTGAAATAAAGTTAAACAGAGTGGGTGAGTAGTATTTAAAGGtctgactatttttttttattccaacgTCTGTTGAATTCTTTTCGTTACTGTCGCAGTAGTGTCATATTTCTTGTGGTCTGCGTGCCTTTATGTGTTCTGCATGCCTCTAGAGCCTCCACAGCAACATGTCAATACAGAGGAGGTCCGTGCTGACCAGCAGCTCTGTAATCAGGAGAGGAACTCCAGTCTGGACCAAAAGGACTCAGAACCTCCACaaataaaagaggaaagggAAGAACATGAGGAACCCCCAAGCTGTCAGGAGGGAAAGCAGCTTGAACTAAAGCAGGAGATTGATGCCTTCATTTTTAATCCTCCTTATGATGACAGTGACCACAGCGAATCAGAAGTGGATGCCTGCCAGAAGGAAATCTCTCAAAAGTCTCATGTATTTAAGAACCAAGACCAGAAAGGAGACAAGTATGAGGAACTTGGATCAGCAAGCAATGAAGAGCAGCAACCAGAGACAAGTTTGAGTCacatgtacagtacatacaaCACTAATTTTCCTGAAATTCACCCTAATGCACTCGCAGGAAAAAAGTCTTTCCAATGTGGCACGTGTGGAAAAGATTTTTCATGTAAGTCCAAACTGCACCGACACCAGAGGACCCACACAGGTGAAAAGCCATACATTTGCAATACATGTGATAAAGGATTCTGTGACGTTTCAGTACTAAGAAGGCATATGAGTGTGCACACAGGGGAGAAGCCATGCTTTTGTCCCACGTGTGGCAAAAGATTTAGTGACCTCTCAGTACTTAGAAGGCATATGAGCATCCACACGGGTGAGAAGCCATTCACTTGCAAAATATGTGGAAAGGATTTTAGACTTAGCAGTGTCCTGAAGGTCCACATGAGAACCCACACAGGGGAGAAGCCACACATTTGCAAGACCTGTGGGAAAAGATTTTGTGagctttcagttttagtcaaacATATGAGagtccacacaggagagaaaccgtTTACTTGCAAGACATGTGGGAAAGAGTTCAGACAGAGCAGTTACTTGATAGTCCACATGAGAACccacacaggagagaagccATATGCTTGCAAAACTTGTGATAAAAGATTCAGTGATATTTCAGTATTGATAAGGCATATGAAAacccacacaggagagaaaccccaTCTTTGCAAGACTTGTGGTAAAGGATTTAGTGAC
The Cheilinus undulatus linkage group 5, ASM1832078v1, whole genome shotgun sequence DNA segment above includes these coding regions:
- the LOC121509437 gene encoding gastrula zinc finger protein XlCGF57.1-like, which translates into the protein MSSVDYLREFVSERLTAAAEEIFVVFERIIIEYEGEMDPRRRPLGVVLKPEIKLNRVEPPQQHVNTEEVRADQQLCNQERNSSLDQKDSEPPQIKEEREEHEEPPSCQEGKQLELKQEIDAFIFNPPYDDSDHSESEVDACQKEISQKSHVFKNQDQKGDKYEELGSASNEEQQPETSLSHMYSTYNTNFPEIHPNALAGKKSFQCGTCGKDFSCKSKLHRHQRTHTGEKPYICNTCDKGFCDVSVLRRHMSVHTGEKPCFCPTCGKRFSDLSVLRRHMSIHTGEKPFTCKICGKDFRLSSVLKVHMRTHTGEKPHICKTCGKRFCELSVLVKHMRVHTGEKPFTCKTCGKEFRQSSYLIVHMRTHTGEKPYACKTCDKRFSDISVLIRHMKTHTGEKPHLCKTCGKGFSDLSVLKTHMSIHTGEKPFTCKVCGKDFRLRCVLKVHMRTHTGEKPHLCNTCGKSFSDLSVLRRHMSIHTGEKPYVCQTCGRAFRHNSYLTVHMRTHSEERPFVCKKCGKDFRHMNSLVNHMKTHND